The Vibrio agarivorans genome window below encodes:
- a CDS encoding succinylglutamate desuccinylase/aspartoacylase family protein gives MAKVKFNQPFELLGESTPAGSRSVIEIEGPKLYTHSPLSIPVEVINGKYPGPVLMVNAAIHGDELNGVEVVRQLIDTLDETKLKGTVIAVPIVNTFGFIHKSRYLPDRRDLNRCFPGSEKGSLASRVAHTFFDALVGKCDYILDLHTGAIHRTNLPQIRADLSNPETLRIAKAFATPVIVDAPLRDGSLRSEAERLGIPVLTYEAGEALRFEPICISAGFIGVQRVMKAIGMLRASRKKLPTPVIAKSTSWIRAEDDGILRTQVSLGDKVEKGQIIAYIASPLGHSEVAIKAHRSGIVIGQQTLPLVNEGDAIFHLAYFTQDEEQVEQVVDEFIVEVANEDEPLTTGAIEIKNP, from the coding sequence GTGGCAAAGGTTAAATTCAACCAACCATTCGAACTGCTGGGGGAATCGACCCCAGCAGGGTCTCGCTCTGTGATTGAAATTGAGGGACCTAAACTTTATACCCACTCACCACTCTCAATTCCGGTTGAAGTGATAAACGGCAAATATCCAGGCCCAGTGCTTATGGTTAATGCAGCGATTCACGGTGATGAGTTAAATGGCGTAGAAGTCGTAAGACAGCTGATTGATACGCTTGATGAAACGAAACTAAAGGGCACGGTAATCGCAGTACCGATCGTCAACACGTTTGGTTTTATTCACAAATCACGTTACCTACCTGACCGTCGTGACCTCAACCGTTGCTTCCCAGGTAGTGAAAAAGGATCTTTGGCTTCGCGTGTCGCTCATACTTTCTTTGATGCATTGGTGGGCAAGTGTGATTATATCCTCGACCTCCACACCGGGGCGATACACCGCACTAACTTACCACAAATCAGAGCTGACTTGAGCAACCCAGAAACGCTACGTATCGCTAAAGCATTCGCGACTCCCGTGATTGTCGATGCACCACTACGTGACGGGTCATTGCGCAGCGAAGCCGAGCGTTTAGGTATTCCTGTATTAACCTATGAGGCAGGTGAAGCATTGCGTTTCGAACCGATTTGTATCTCGGCGGGTTTCATCGGCGTGCAACGAGTGATGAAAGCTATTGGTATGCTGCGTGCAAGCCGTAAAAAGTTACCGACTCCGGTGATTGCAAAATCCACAAGTTGGATCCGCGCAGAAGACGACGGTATTTTACGTACCCAAGTATCACTCGGTGATAAGGTAGAAAAAGGCCAAATCATCGCCTACATCGCCTCACCACTGGGTCACAGTGAAGTAGCGATCAAAGCGCATCGAAGCGGCATTGTGATCGGTCAGCAAACCCTTCCACTGGTTAACGAAGGTGATGCTATCTTCCATCTGGCCTACTTCACTCAAGATGAAGAGCAAGTTGAACAAGTCGTCGATGAGTTTATTGTTGAAGTCGCAAACGAAGATGAGCCATTAACCACTGGTGCTATCGAGATTAAGAACCCTTAA
- the dnaK gene encoding molecular chaperone DnaK, translating into MGKIIGIDLGTTNSCVAVLDGDKPRVIENAEGERTTASVIAYTDGETLVGQPAKRQAVTNPENTLFAIKRLIGRRFEDEEVQRDIEIMPYKIVKADNGDAWVEAKGQKMAAPQVSAEVLKKMKKTAEDFLGEEVTGAVITVPAYFNDAQRQATKDAGRIAGLEVKRIINEPTAAALAYGLDKKGGDRTIAVYDLGGGTFDISIIEIDEVEGEKTFEVLATNGDTHLGGEDFDNRMINYLVEEFKKEQGIDLKNDPLAMQRVKEAAEKAKIELSSTSQTDVNLPYVTADATGPKHMNVKVTRAKLESLVEDLVQRSLEPLKVALADADLSVSDINDVILVGGQTRMPMVQAKVAEFFGKEARRDVNPDEAVAMGAAVQGGVLAGEVKDVLLLDVTPLSLGIETMGGVMTKLVEKNTTIPTKANQVFSTAEDNQNAVTIHVLQGERKQASYNKSLGQFNLEGIQAAPRGMPQIEVTFDLDADGILHVSAKDKQTGKEQKITIQASGGLSDDDIEKMVQEAEANKEADKKFEELATARNQADQMIHGTRKQVEEAGEALPADEKEKIEAAITELEEARKGEDKEAIDAKVQALMTAAQKLMEIAQQQAQAAQGAEAGAEQPQQDDVVDAEFEEVKEDEKK; encoded by the coding sequence ATGGGTAAAATCATTGGTATTGACTTAGGTACTACTAACTCTTGTGTTGCTGTTCTAGACGGTGACAAGCCACGCGTAATCGAGAACGCGGAAGGCGAGCGTACAACAGCATCGGTAATCGCATACACAGATGGTGAGACGCTGGTTGGTCAACCTGCTAAACGTCAAGCGGTAACAAACCCAGAAAACACGCTATTTGCTATTAAGCGACTAATCGGTCGTCGTTTTGAAGACGAAGAAGTACAGCGTGATATCGAAATCATGCCTTACAAAATTGTTAAGGCAGACAACGGCGATGCATGGGTAGAAGCGAAAGGCCAAAAAATGGCTGCTCCTCAAGTATCTGCTGAAGTACTTAAGAAAATGAAGAAAACTGCTGAAGACTTCCTTGGTGAGGAAGTAACTGGCGCAGTTATCACAGTTCCTGCTTACTTTAACGATGCTCAGCGTCAAGCAACTAAAGATGCTGGCCGTATCGCAGGTCTAGAAGTTAAACGTATCATCAACGAACCAACAGCAGCAGCGCTAGCTTACGGTCTTGATAAGAAAGGCGGTGACCGCACTATCGCAGTTTACGACCTTGGTGGTGGTACATTTGATATCTCAATCATCGAAATCGATGAAGTTGAAGGCGAGAAAACATTTGAAGTTCTAGCAACTAACGGTGACACGCACCTTGGTGGTGAAGACTTCGATAACCGCATGATCAACTACCTAGTAGAAGAGTTCAAGAAAGAGCAAGGCATCGATCTTAAGAACGACCCTCTAGCAATGCAGCGTGTTAAAGAAGCAGCAGAAAAAGCAAAAATCGAGCTTTCTTCTACTTCTCAAACAGACGTAAACCTACCATACGTAACTGCAGACGCGACTGGTCCTAAGCACATGAACGTTAAAGTAACGCGTGCAAAACTAGAATCTCTAGTTGAAGACCTAGTTCAACGTTCTCTTGAGCCACTAAAAGTTGCTCTAGCTGACGCTGACCTGTCTGTAAGCGACATCAACGACGTTATCCTAGTTGGTGGTCAGACTCGTATGCCTATGGTTCAAGCGAAAGTTGCTGAGTTCTTCGGTAAAGAAGCTCGCCGCGATGTAAACCCTGATGAGGCAGTAGCAATGGGTGCTGCAGTTCAAGGTGGTGTACTTGCAGGCGAAGTGAAAGACGTACTTCTACTAGACGTTACTCCTCTGTCTCTAGGTATCGAGACTATGGGCGGCGTAATGACTAAGCTTGTTGAGAAGAACACGACTATCCCAACAAAAGCGAACCAAGTTTTCTCTACAGCAGAAGACAACCAGAACGCAGTAACTATCCACGTTCTACAAGGTGAGCGTAAGCAAGCGTCTTACAACAAGTCTCTAGGTCAATTTAACCTAGAAGGTATTCAAGCAGCACCTCGTGGCATGCCACAAATCGAAGTAACATTCGACCTAGATGCTGACGGTATCCTACACGTATCTGCGAAAGACAAGCAGACAGGTAAAGAGCAGAAGATCACTATCCAAGCATCTGGTGGTCTAAGCGACGACGATATCGAGAAAATGGTTCAAGAAGCAGAAGCAAACAAAGAAGCGGACAAGAAGTTCGAAGAGCTAGCGACTGCACGTAACCAAGCTGACCAAATGATTCACGGTACTCGCAAGCAAGTAGAAGAAGCTGGTGAAGCTCTACCTGCAGACGAGAAAGAGAAGATTGAAGCAGCGATCACTGAACTTGAAGAAGCTCGTAAAGGCGAAGATAAAGAAGCTATCGACGCTAAAGTTCAAGCTCTAATGACAGCAGCTCAGAAGTTGATGGAAATTGCTCAACAACAAGCTCAAGCGGCTCAAGGCGCTGAAGCAGGTGCAGAGCAACCTCAGCAAGACGACGTTGTAGATGCAGAGTTTGAAGAAGTTAAAGAAGACGAGAAGAAGTAA
- the dinB gene encoding DNA polymerase IV: MRCVVKKIIHIDMDCFYAAVEMRDNPELKNVPIAVGGRDKRRGVVSTCNYQARQFGVRSAMPTIKAFELCPSLVLVPGRMEVYKQVSRHIHQIFRRYTDLIEPLSLDEAYLDVTDSTQCKGSATLIANAIRCDIEAELNLTASAGVAPLKFVAKVASDVNKPNGICVVTPDEVQAFIDDLPLEKIPGVGKVSLEKLNNAGYFRCLDIRHSQQAEVIRKFGRLGASLWNRSNGIDHREVETSRERKSVGVERTLSHNIFSYEECWGLLEEKLFPELQRRLARHSEQGEIAKQGIKLKFADFQLTTIEHQHNHLDLDDFKPLLKEILERQKGRGIRLMGLNVTLKPPGDIHQLSLI; the protein is encoded by the coding sequence TTGAGGTGTGTGGTGAAGAAAATTATCCATATCGACATGGATTGTTTCTATGCCGCGGTTGAGATGCGCGACAATCCTGAGCTAAAAAATGTGCCTATTGCGGTGGGCGGCCGCGATAAGCGCAGAGGCGTTGTATCGACATGTAACTATCAAGCACGTCAATTTGGTGTGCGCAGTGCGATGCCAACAATTAAGGCTTTCGAGCTTTGCCCGAGCCTGGTTTTAGTGCCCGGTAGAATGGAGGTTTATAAACAGGTTTCACGGCATATACATCAGATATTTCGTCGCTATACCGACTTAATTGAACCCTTATCATTGGATGAAGCTTATCTGGATGTTACCGACAGTACACAGTGTAAAGGCTCAGCAACACTTATTGCCAACGCTATTCGGTGTGATATTGAAGCAGAGTTAAATCTCACCGCCTCTGCCGGGGTAGCGCCACTTAAGTTTGTTGCTAAAGTGGCCTCTGATGTTAACAAACCGAATGGTATCTGTGTTGTCACCCCCGATGAGGTTCAGGCCTTTATCGATGACTTACCGCTCGAGAAAATTCCCGGAGTGGGCAAGGTGTCATTGGAGAAACTCAACAATGCAGGTTATTTTCGTTGTCTCGATATTCGCCACAGTCAGCAGGCAGAGGTTATCCGTAAATTTGGCCGTTTGGGCGCATCGTTATGGAATCGAAGCAACGGTATTGATCATCGTGAAGTTGAGACGTCTCGTGAACGCAAGTCCGTAGGAGTGGAACGGACACTCAGTCACAATATTTTTAGCTATGAAGAGTGCTGGGGATTGCTTGAAGAGAAGCTGTTTCCAGAATTACAGCGTCGTCTTGCTAGGCACAGTGAACAAGGTGAAATCGCAAAGCAGGGCATTAAACTCAAGTTTGCAGACTTTCAATTGACGACCATAGAACATCAGCACAATCATTTGGATCTTGATGACTTTAAACCCTTACTGAAAGAGATCCTTGAGCGACAAAAAGGGCGAGGAATCCGTTTAATGGGCCTCAACGTCACATTGAAGCCGCCGGGTGATATTCATCAGCTATCACTTATCTAA
- a CDS encoding sensor domain-containing diguanylate cyclase, with amino-acid sequence MRLTHLTVKQLTIVASLFMTMAFLLTYLAFRYFWTFDQAQELAQKQQVEEVNRVRTMVYLQSNNLARSLEDFSAWDELVEYVEDPKEAFVLENLNDHFFYVTQLNAVLIFDQNVSPVFVKGYDPNTQSNVSFEEYRYRYGSLLADTLRSRTDQITPVVKFMMVNDQPAFIATARICSSDGSDCTHGYSLFVRPITSQVMRSLKLATGLSVTIHNSEDFPQGPPENEPNITYIKLLDYANQPSVVLRIEHSIKLPHFISWQELAVLPLFSSIMFLFALAIVHMIVRPLKQASQMLNNFANQKDYMPNEQDFISFEMRDFARRITLIFKELEATKRTLQFHADHDALTELANRHRLHTYWQELRANKAQHHLVLLIDVDFFKPYNDHYGHVQGDEALKAVAHCLRDVSNDMPKLLARFGGEEFCVVLSSEQTILVEAIAETYRRAVEELAIVHEFSDIHHLLTISLGAVSITSDDLEQQQAIFRCADEALYHAKSLGRNRCSYSKYKDVKPKLHLAVD; translated from the coding sequence ATGCGCCTGACTCATTTAACCGTAAAGCAATTGACCATCGTCGCATCACTGTTTATGACGATGGCCTTTTTGCTCACGTATTTGGCATTTCGATATTTTTGGACTTTTGATCAAGCACAAGAGCTCGCTCAAAAGCAGCAGGTGGAAGAAGTTAATCGTGTGCGCACCATGGTGTATCTTCAATCCAATAACTTAGCGCGGTCTCTAGAAGATTTTTCTGCTTGGGATGAGCTTGTCGAGTATGTTGAAGACCCGAAAGAGGCATTTGTTCTAGAGAATCTGAATGATCACTTTTTTTATGTTACTCAGCTCAATGCTGTGCTGATCTTCGACCAAAATGTTAGCCCAGTATTCGTTAAGGGGTATGACCCTAACACGCAAAGTAATGTGAGCTTTGAAGAGTATCGGTATCGTTATGGCAGTTTACTGGCCGATACGCTGCGTTCACGTACTGATCAGATCACGCCGGTCGTGAAGTTTATGATGGTTAACGACCAACCTGCATTTATCGCAACAGCCAGAATTTGTTCGAGCGATGGATCTGATTGTACTCACGGCTATTCTCTCTTTGTTCGTCCAATCACCTCTCAGGTGATGCGGTCGCTTAAGTTAGCGACCGGGTTGAGCGTAACGATACACAACTCAGAAGACTTCCCACAGGGCCCTCCTGAAAACGAGCCTAATATCACCTATATTAAATTACTTGACTATGCGAATCAGCCTTCGGTTGTTTTGCGTATCGAGCATTCGATTAAGCTACCACACTTTATTTCTTGGCAAGAATTGGCCGTATTACCGCTATTCTCCTCAATTATGTTCCTATTTGCTTTAGCCATCGTGCATATGATTGTTCGCCCGTTAAAACAGGCGTCGCAGATGCTTAACAATTTTGCGAACCAGAAAGATTACATGCCAAATGAGCAAGACTTTATCTCATTTGAGATGAGAGATTTTGCACGCCGAATAACCCTGATATTTAAAGAGTTAGAAGCCACAAAACGTACGCTACAATTTCATGCCGACCATGATGCGCTGACAGAGCTAGCCAATCGCCATCGATTGCACACTTATTGGCAGGAGCTGCGTGCAAACAAGGCCCAACATCATCTTGTCCTTTTGATCGATGTTGATTTTTTCAAGCCTTACAATGATCACTATGGTCATGTTCAAGGTGATGAGGCATTAAAGGCAGTGGCACATTGCTTACGTGATGTCTCCAACGACATGCCAAAGTTGTTGGCACGTTTTGGCGGTGAGGAATTTTGTGTTGTGCTGTCAAGTGAGCAAACCATTTTGGTCGAGGCCATCGCAGAGACATATCGACGTGCAGTAGAAGAATTGGCCATTGTGCATGAGTTTTCTGATATCCACCATTTGCTTACTATAAGCCTAGGGGCAGTGTCTATCACCAGTGACGATCTCGAACAGCAACAAGCGATTTTTCGTTGCGCTGATGAAGCGCTGTATCATGCGAAGTCACTTGGTCGAAATCGCTGCTCTTATTCGAAATATAAGGATGTAAAACCTAAATTACACTTAGCTGTAGATTAA
- a CDS encoding response regulator, with protein sequence MMHQVLVVEDSRAYQNYLSQQLRQAGFDVICANSLLQAKEIIAEQPQLLCAILDYCLPDAQDGEVIDWVLQHQYRVIVLTATFNENVRESVLAKGVVDYILKDSMASVSYLLPLVHRLRNNHNHKALVVDDSRTVRNHITYLLNQQYITTIEAENGQQALELFQQHSDISIIITDHDMPIKDGISMIRELRTTHNPSQLAILGLSGSDDRTMTAQFLKAGANDFLYKPFNQEELFCRIHHLLEMKEAHLEMYRLANQDALTGLWNRRYLFNQSCPSSCSARSVAMLDIDFFKKVNDNYGHDAGDSAIRTIANILKIYFPDDVVARFGGEEFCVQSCAPYEEFIQRLESVRCRVEKTPVAHGDLKIPLTISIGSSQDKGSLEQQIKLADERLYQAKENGRNRLICTP encoded by the coding sequence GTGATGCATCAAGTACTTGTCGTAGAGGACAGTCGCGCATACCAAAACTATTTAAGCCAGCAGTTACGTCAAGCAGGATTTGATGTAATCTGTGCCAATTCACTTTTACAAGCAAAAGAGATCATTGCAGAACAACCGCAACTGCTTTGCGCCATACTCGATTATTGTTTGCCTGATGCTCAAGATGGTGAAGTGATCGATTGGGTCCTGCAGCATCAATATCGAGTAATTGTCTTGACTGCGACCTTTAATGAAAATGTTCGCGAGAGTGTGCTTGCTAAGGGTGTTGTGGATTACATTCTCAAAGACAGCATGGCTTCTGTCTCTTATTTGCTGCCTCTGGTGCACCGCTTGCGTAACAACCACAACCATAAAGCTCTAGTGGTTGATGATTCACGTACCGTGCGTAACCACATAACATACCTACTTAACCAACAATATATCACAACCATAGAGGCAGAAAACGGCCAACAAGCGCTTGAGCTTTTTCAGCAACACAGTGACATTTCAATCATCATTACTGACCACGATATGCCGATTAAAGACGGCATCAGCATGATTCGTGAATTACGAACAACGCATAACCCTAGCCAGTTGGCGATCCTCGGGCTCTCGGGCAGTGACGACCGCACAATGACCGCACAGTTTCTAAAAGCGGGAGCAAACGACTTTTTGTACAAGCCTTTCAATCAGGAGGAGTTGTTTTGTCGCATTCACCACCTATTAGAAATGAAAGAGGCGCACTTAGAGATGTATCGCCTTGCAAACCAAGATGCACTGACAGGACTGTGGAACCGTCGCTATTTGTTTAATCAGTCGTGTCCAAGCTCGTGTAGCGCGCGCTCCGTTGCCATGCTAGATATTGATTTCTTTAAAAAGGTCAACGACAACTACGGTCATGATGCTGGTGATTCTGCCATTCGCACTATCGCAAACATTTTGAAAATCTACTTTCCCGATGACGTGGTGGCAAGGTTTGGTGGCGAGGAGTTTTGTGTGCAAAGCTGTGCGCCTTATGAAGAATTCATCCAACGCTTGGAATCGGTTCGCTGCCGCGTTGAGAAAACCCCTGTGGCTCATGGTGACTTGAAAATACCTTTGACGATTAGTATTGGCTCTAGCCAAGACAAAGGCTCACTCGAGCAACAAATAAAATTGGCTGACGAAAGGCTTTATCAAGCCAAAGAGAATGGACGCAATCGACTTATCTGTACCCCTTAA
- the dnaJ gene encoding molecular chaperone DnaJ, whose amino-acid sequence MSKRDFYEVLGVSRDASERDIKKAYKRLAMKYHPDRNQGDDSAAEKFKEVKEAYEILLDPQKKAAYDQYGHAAFEQGGMGGGGFGGGQGDFGDIFGDVFGDIFGGGRGRGGQQRAQRGADLRYNMELSLEEAVRGVSKEIEVPTLVHCDTCDGSGAKKGSSPETCGTCHGHGQVQMRQGFFAVQQTCPTCHGKGKIIKDPCNVCHGQGRKQKTKTLNVKIPAGVDTGDRIRLSGEGEAGEMGAPAGDLYVQVHVKEHHIFERDGNSLYCEVPVSFAMAALGGEVEVPTLDGRVNLKVPTETQTGRMFRMRGKGVKGVRGGGVGDLIVKLVVETPVNLSSRQKELLKEFEESCGGEAAVKHKPKSEGFFDGVKKFFDDLTS is encoded by the coding sequence ATGTCAAAACGTGATTTTTACGAAGTATTAGGCGTGAGCCGTGATGCATCAGAGCGCGATATTAAGAAGGCGTATAAACGCCTAGCGATGAAATACCACCCAGACCGTAACCAGGGTGATGACTCTGCGGCAGAAAAGTTTAAAGAAGTAAAAGAAGCGTACGAGATCCTGCTTGATCCACAGAAGAAAGCAGCCTATGACCAATATGGTCACGCAGCCTTTGAACAAGGCGGCATGGGCGGCGGTGGTTTTGGCGGCGGCCAAGGCGATTTCGGCGATATCTTTGGTGACGTATTTGGTGACATTTTTGGTGGTGGCCGTGGTCGCGGTGGTCAACAGCGTGCTCAGCGCGGTGCCGATCTACGCTACAACATGGAACTGTCGCTAGAAGAAGCAGTACGTGGTGTATCTAAAGAGATTGAAGTACCTACTTTAGTTCACTGTGATACCTGTGACGGTAGCGGTGCGAAGAAAGGCTCATCGCCTGAAACGTGTGGCACTTGTCACGGTCATGGTCAGGTTCAGATGCGCCAGGGCTTCTTTGCGGTTCAGCAAACCTGTCCTACTTGTCACGGTAAAGGCAAGATCATTAAAGACCCATGTAACGTGTGTCATGGTCAAGGCCGTAAGCAGAAAACCAAAACACTTAACGTTAAGATCCCTGCTGGTGTGGATACTGGCGATCGCATTCGTCTATCGGGTGAAGGCGAAGCGGGAGAAATGGGTGCTCCAGCTGGTGACTTGTACGTACAGGTTCACGTGAAAGAGCACCACATTTTTGAGCGTGATGGCAACAGTCTTTACTGTGAAGTGCCTGTGAGCTTTGCAATGGCGGCGCTTGGTGGCGAAGTTGAAGTTCCAACACTTGATGGTCGTGTGAACCTGAAAGTACCAACCGAGACACAAACAGGTCGTATGTTCCGTATGCGTGGTAAAGGCGTGAAAGGCGTGCGCGGCGGCGGTGTTGGCGATTTGATTGTTAAACTGGTTGTTGAAACTCCGGTTAACCTAAGTTCACGTCAAAAAGAGCTACTCAAAGAATTTGAAGAGTCTTGTGGTGGCGAAGCAGCAGTAAAGCATAAGCCGAAATCAGAAGGCTTTTTCGATGGCGTGAAGAAGTTCTTTGATGACCTAACTAGCTAG
- a CDS encoding DUF2884 family protein, with translation MKSTIIVAASLLFTPMLFAAQCRIDIDNNVNVSAEHLEIVESDGSRLAIASDNSVTLRGESLQLSPEQQQAMEDYKQRLADYGPKVKKLTDDGLALALDIVDEIAASIDAPTAFDDLKAAMTDYFSGLQARYYNQGDFTIPATSFDEFIAQWDAEMDQAKALFTSEFFEDAFAAMSAKMDQEGGLNLTQMADDMAKLKAKLEQRFREHANQLKQDKDGLCEELEGLQQQEQELHKKIPELENYRVFSI, from the coding sequence ATGAAATCCACAATAATTGTTGCAGCTAGCCTACTCTTTACGCCAATGCTCTTTGCTGCGCAATGCCGAATAGACATAGACAATAATGTCAATGTGAGTGCAGAGCATTTAGAAATTGTTGAATCAGATGGCAGTAGGTTGGCAATTGCAAGTGACAACAGTGTTACTTTACGTGGCGAATCATTGCAACTAAGCCCTGAGCAACAGCAAGCGATGGAGGATTATAAGCAACGCTTAGCGGATTATGGTCCGAAAGTGAAAAAGCTCACCGATGATGGGTTGGCTTTGGCGTTAGATATCGTCGATGAGATTGCCGCTTCTATTGATGCACCTACTGCGTTTGATGATTTGAAAGCGGCGATGACAGACTATTTCTCCGGCTTACAGGCTCGATATTACAATCAGGGAGATTTTACTATCCCCGCGACGTCGTTTGATGAGTTTATTGCGCAGTGGGACGCCGAGATGGATCAAGCTAAGGCGCTATTTACCAGTGAGTTTTTTGAAGATGCCTTTGCCGCAATGTCAGCGAAAATGGATCAAGAGGGCGGATTGAACTTAACTCAGATGGCCGATGATATGGCCAAGCTAAAGGCGAAGCTAGAGCAAAGATTTCGAGAGCATGCGAACCAGCTAAAGCAAGATAAAGATGGGCTTTGTGAAGAGCTTGAAGGTCTACAGCAGCAAGAGCAAGAATTGCATAAGAAAATACCTGAGCTAGAGAACTACCGCGTGTTTAGCATCTAA
- a CDS encoding sodium-dependent transporter: MSGVTDTFQRESFGSRMGFVLAAAGAAVGLGNIWGFPTQAASNGGGAFLFVYTVMIIVVAFPMLLLEMAIGRHGQANPIDSLVSLGTSRLNRGFGQASGWLSLLVPCAVMGFYSIVGGWLICFFFGAIFEALGAVDIAQWFKGFSLTRNVAGTLVFYWLTMLIVRSGVKQGIEKWSTRLMPALFVLFLVLFIYIMMQQGAMEGLKHYLIPDFSKIWDRQLLLAAMGQGFFSLTIGGCSMLIYGSYLSKKESLPKAAMSVAVVDSAVAIIAGLVVIPAMYVAMNQGVEIYAADGSLLNSDTLVFTVLPLMFESLGLLGQLFAIVFFLLLTIAALTSSISMLECPVALVCERFNTQRSTTTYVLGSIIALFSLVIVANFGQLFGLVAMVATQYLQPFAAMMICLFGGWAWSRSAKLAEIEQGDADFKHSLLGKVWPIYVKVVCPILVGAIIWASFF, encoded by the coding sequence ATGAGCGGTGTAACAGACACTTTTCAACGAGAAAGCTTTGGATCTCGTATGGGCTTCGTACTTGCTGCGGCAGGTGCAGCTGTCGGGCTTGGCAATATTTGGGGCTTTCCTACTCAAGCAGCCAGTAATGGTGGTGGGGCATTTCTTTTTGTTTATACAGTGATGATTATTGTCGTCGCATTTCCAATGCTATTGCTAGAGATGGCAATCGGCCGACATGGACAAGCGAACCCAATTGACAGTTTAGTGTCGCTAGGTACAAGCCGATTGAATCGTGGTTTTGGTCAAGCTTCGGGTTGGTTGAGCTTGCTTGTACCCTGCGCAGTGATGGGCTTTTACAGCATTGTCGGCGGCTGGTTAATCTGCTTCTTTTTTGGTGCAATTTTTGAAGCGCTAGGGGCAGTAGACATCGCACAGTGGTTTAAAGGCTTCTCTTTGACCCGTAATGTGGCAGGCACACTTGTGTTCTATTGGCTAACGATGCTGATTGTGCGCAGTGGTGTAAAGCAAGGGATCGAAAAGTGGTCGACTCGCCTCATGCCGGCTTTGTTTGTGCTTTTCTTGGTATTGTTTATCTACATCATGATGCAACAAGGCGCGATGGAAGGTCTCAAGCACTATCTGATCCCTGACTTTAGTAAAATTTGGGATCGACAGTTGCTCCTTGCAGCAATGGGGCAGGGCTTTTTCTCGCTAACGATTGGTGGATGCTCAATGCTGATTTATGGTTCGTATTTGAGTAAAAAAGAGAGCCTGCCGAAGGCGGCGATGAGCGTTGCGGTTGTCGATTCAGCCGTCGCTATTATTGCTGGCCTTGTGGTGATCCCAGCGATGTACGTCGCTATGAACCAAGGCGTTGAAATTTATGCCGCTGATGGCAGTTTGCTGAACTCAGACACGCTAGTCTTTACCGTACTGCCCCTGATGTTTGAGAGCCTAGGGCTTTTGGGACAGCTCTTTGCAATTGTGTTCTTCTTGTTGCTTACTATCGCGGCGCTAACGTCTTCGATCTCGATGCTGGAGTGCCCAGTCGCTTTAGTGTGCGAACGGTTCAACACTCAGCGCTCAACCACGACTTATGTGCTGGGTAGTATCATCGCACTGTTCAGCTTGGTTATTGTCGCGAACTTCGGTCAACTGTTTGGATTGGTTGCGATGGTCGCGACACAGTATTTACAGCCTTTCGCTGCAATGATGATCTGTTTATTTGGTGGTTGGGCTTGGAGTCGAAGTGCTAAGTTGGCTGAGATAGAGCAGGGAGATGCAGACTTTAAACACAGCCTGCTCGGTAAGGTGTGGCCAATCTACGTGAAAGTTGTTTGCCCAATACTTGTTGGGGCGATCATTTGGGCTTCGTTTTTTTAA